From Candidatus Amoebophilus asiaticus 5a2, the proteins below share one genomic window:
- the rpsQ gene encoding 30S ribosomal protein S17 — protein sequence MAMLRNHRKERIGKVISNKGDKTITVLVERKLKHPLYGKFVRRSKKFMAHDAENACNEGDRVKIMETRPLSKKKRWRLIEILEKAK from the coding sequence ATGGCCATGCTAAGGAACCATAGAAAAGAAAGAATAGGAAAGGTAATTAGTAATAAAGGTGATAAAACTATTACGGTCTTAGTAGAGCGTAAGCTAAAACACCCGCTTTACGGTAAGTTTGTTAGAAGATCTAAAAAATTCATGGCACATGATGCAGAAAACGCCTGTAATGAAGGAGATCGTGTAAAAATTATGGAAACTAGGCCGTTGAGTAAGAAGAAGCGTTGGCGTTTGATAGAGATTCTTGAAAAAGCGAAATAA
- the rpmC gene encoding 50S ribosomal protein L29: protein MKYAEISSLAIEELKEKIKIEQENLRKLKFAHTISPIENPTKIKNTRRLIARLETALNVKGS, encoded by the coding sequence ATGAAATATGCAGAGATTAGCTCCTTAGCAATAGAAGAGCTGAAAGAGAAAATAAAAATTGAGCAAGAGAATTTAAGAAAACTTAAATTTGCTCACACTATTTCTCCTATTGAAAACCCTACTAAAATTAAAAATACAAGACGTTTGATAGCTAGACTAGAAACTGCTCTAAACGTTAAAGGAAGTTAA